Proteins from a genomic interval of Chitinophagaceae bacterium:
- a CDS encoding TonB-dependent receptor: MTQKIKLLLIIGILWWSGGAMAQTKSYTISGSIKDASNGEDLIGANIRIKGTEYGTVANVYGFYSISIPAGTYTVEYSFIGYETLAKEVVLEADQRIDISLLVGQKQLEEVLISGQKENYNVTSTEIGIKRLDIQTVLKVPSFAGEIDVIKTIQFLPGVSTVGEGASGFNVRGGSVGQNLVLLDEAPVYNASHLFGFFSVFNPDAVKDLKLYKSGIPPRFGGRISSILDIKMKEGNNQKFQVNGGIGTIFSRLAIEGPFKKNKGSFIIAGRRSYIDALIKPFTDILDGGAELYFYDLTLKTNYQINENNRIFLSGYFGRDVFMFSANQGFSWGNTTATLRWNHLFSKKIFSNFSFFYSNYDYSLAFVQNEENQFTWKSDISTINFKPEFTYFVNANNEISFGAELIFYIFNPANAVGISNGEKSDISLPKKNSIESSFYIGNQQKITSKFSLDYGIRLSTYYYIGAATVYDFQYFRKGYSKIPSVVKEAAAGELIQSYWNPEPRISFTYAFNKEQSIKGSYNRTAQYIHLISNTVASNPLDVWTQSTNNIKPQTGDQFVLGYFRNFKKNIYEASVEVYYRTTTNQLDYVSGVNLLINRYLEGAVLPGIGRAYGIEWYFQKKEGKFNGWVSYTLGRTELKIDDINNGTWYPTRYDQTHNLKITTFYDINSQWSLSANFTYITGTPTTLPTSRYQFQNITVPYNYSNSRNNTRIPDYHRLDIGATWNSKPIKPNGQPRKINHQVVLSIYNLYGRRNPFSIYTSQGTMRQLVGPAQTYAYQFAVIGSVVPGISYNFKF; encoded by the coding sequence TTATTGGCTATGAAACCCTTGCTAAAGAGGTTGTTTTGGAAGCAGACCAAAGAATAGATATTTCTTTATTGGTGGGGCAGAAACAATTAGAAGAGGTTTTGATTTCAGGTCAAAAGGAAAATTATAACGTAACCAGCACAGAGATAGGAATAAAGAGATTAGATATCCAAACTGTCTTAAAAGTCCCTTCTTTTGCGGGAGAAATAGATGTCATAAAAACAATTCAATTCTTACCCGGAGTAAGCACTGTTGGGGAAGGAGCATCGGGGTTCAATGTTCGTGGTGGAAGCGTGGGTCAGAATTTAGTACTATTAGATGAAGCCCCTGTTTATAATGCGAGTCACTTATTCGGTTTCTTTTCTGTCTTTAATCCTGATGCGGTGAAAGATTTGAAATTGTATAAAAGTGGTATTCCACCTCGTTTTGGAGGGAGAATTTCTTCCATATTAGATATAAAAATGAAAGAAGGCAATAATCAGAAATTCCAAGTAAACGGAGGTATAGGAACTATCTTTAGCAGATTAGCAATAGAGGGACCTTTCAAAAAAAATAAAGGATCGTTTATTATTGCGGGCAGAAGGTCTTATATAGATGCTTTAATAAAACCATTTACGGATATCTTAGACGGAGGAGCGGAGCTTTATTTTTATGACCTTACCCTCAAAACAAATTATCAAATAAACGAAAATAATAGAATATTTCTTTCGGGATATTTTGGAAGAGATGTTTTTATGTTTAGTGCGAATCAAGGGTTCTCTTGGGGAAATACTACCGCTACATTGAGATGGAATCATCTTTTTTCTAAAAAAATATTTTCTAATTTTAGTTTTTTTTATAGTAATTATGATTATAGTTTGGCATTTGTTCAAAACGAAGAAAATCAATTTACATGGAAATCAGATATATCCACTATAAATTTTAAGCCCGAATTTACATATTTTGTGAATGCAAATAATGAAATAAGTTTTGGAGCGGAACTTATTTTTTATATCTTTAATCCAGCGAATGCAGTTGGTATAAGTAACGGAGAAAAGAGTGATATTAGTCTACCAAAAAAGAATTCTATAGAATCATCTTTTTATATAGGAAACCAACAAAAAATAACTTCTAAATTTTCTTTAGATTATGGGATCCGCTTATCTACTTATTATTATATAGGGGCGGCTACTGTGTATGATTTTCAATATTTCCGAAAAGGGTATTCAAAGATTCCGAGTGTAGTAAAAGAAGCAGCTGCCGGAGAACTCATACAATCTTACTGGAATCCCGAGCCAAGGATTTCTTTTACATACGCCTTTAATAAAGAGCAGTCCATAAAAGGAAGCTATAATAGAACGGCTCAATACATACACCTCATATCCAATACCGTTGCTTCTAATCCATTGGATGTATGGACACAAAGCACCAATAACATTAAACCACAAACCGGCGACCAGTTTGTATTAGGATATTTTAGAAATTTCAAAAAAAATATATACGAGGCATCAGTAGAAGTATATTACAGAACTACTACCAATCAATTGGATTATGTGAGCGGTGTTAATTTACTTATCAATAGATATTTAGAAGGGGCTGTCTTGCCCGGTATAGGGAGAGCCTATGGAATAGAATGGTATTTTCAAAAAAAAGAAGGCAAGTTTAATGGATGGGTAAGCTATACACTCGGTAGAACAGAATTAAAAATAGATGATATAAATAACGGAACGTGGTACCCCACTCGCTATGACCAAACCCATAACCTGAAAATTACTACTTTCTATGATATAAATTCTCAGTGGTCTCTTTCTGCTAATTTTACATACATAACAGGAACTCCCACTACACTCCCTACATCAAGGTATCAATTTCAAAATATAACCGTACCCTATAATTACAGCAATTCCCGAAATAACACACGTATTCCCGACTATCATAGATTAGATATAGGAGCTACATGGAATTCAAAACCCATAAAACCTAATGGACAACCACGTAAAATAAACCACCAAGTAGTATTATCTATTTATAATCTCTACGGAAGAAGAAACCCTTTTAGCATTTATACATCACAAGGAACAATGAGACAACTCGTAGGACCAGCACAAACTTATGCATATCAGTTTGCGGTTATAGGATCGGTCGTTCCAGGTATTTCATATAATTTTAAATTTTAA
- a CDS encoding DUF4249 family protein: MKKTKRIAQYILIGIIFFACEDLITIEVAKVERVLVVDAIVSNKDAVQVIKLLYTNPYFDNSESEGVSGATVRIIDSTNFQKIFTFQEGKTKGYYEWDPKKEGRTFGEIGKTYILQVAYNDKNYVSVSKMKRVPQVDSITFFVPPTNAFVSNKRWFSEIWLRDFPGKGDAYWIKGWKNNQFFNKPNEIVLAYDASNSRGAEIDGIYLIPPVRRSFNNAITSDSDSLFIKSPYKKGDTLYVEVYSITDETFFYLSNVKTQTNRAGGFGELFATSFANAQTNIFSATIENGSIKIIDDDPVVGFFNVSAVSNGMGILKEE; this comes from the coding sequence ATGAAAAAAACAAAACGAATAGCACAATATATTCTTATAGGTATTATTTTCTTTGCATGTGAGGATCTAATAACCATAGAAGTGGCAAAAGTAGAGAGAGTATTAGTAGTAGATGCGATAGTTTCTAATAAAGATGCTGTTCAGGTCATCAAACTTTTATATACAAATCCCTATTTTGATAACTCTGAATCCGAAGGAGTAAGCGGAGCAACAGTAAGAATAATAGATAGTACCAATTTTCAAAAGATATTTACTTTCCAAGAAGGAAAAACAAAAGGATACTACGAATGGGATCCCAAAAAAGAAGGAAGAACATTTGGAGAAATTGGGAAAACATATATACTTCAGGTAGCATACAATGATAAAAACTACGTATCTGTATCTAAAATGAAACGAGTTCCACAGGTAGATAGCATTACATTTTTCGTCCCACCAACGAATGCTTTTGTGAGTAATAAAAGATGGTTTTCTGAAATATGGCTACGTGATTTTCCTGGCAAAGGTGATGCCTATTGGATAAAAGGATGGAAAAATAATCAATTTTTCAATAAACCAAATGAAATAGTCCTCGCTTACGATGCGAGTAATAGTAGAGGAGCAGAAATAGATGGTATATATCTTATCCCCCCTGTAAGGCGTTCTTTTAATAATGCTATCACTTCAGATTCTGACTCCCTATTTATAAAATCACCCTACAAAAAAGGCGATACTCTGTATGTAGAGGTATATTCTATTACCGATGAAACTTTTTTTTATCTATCCAATGTAAAAACACAAACCAATAGAGCGGGAGGATTTGGAGAACTTTTTGCAACCTCTTTTGCTAATGCTCAAACAAATATATTCTCTGCTACTATAGAAAATGGATCTATAAAAATTATAGACGATGACCCTGTGGTAGGATTCTTTAACGTATCTGCTGTATCCAACGGAATGGGTATTCTGAAAGAAGAATGA
- a CDS encoding cation:dicarboxylase symporter family transporter has translation MKSTFIKKIGTNLTFWVLVSILLGILTGHYFPEVALTNILQNPISFHLYIVDFEIKTSLSEFLSSIFISTVKLFINPIIFLTIILGIVNMGDIKQVGTIGWKSLVYFEIVTTFALLIGIVVAYIIEPGNNVPQSMHENALIHTYKEKAKDFHIIPFLRANITLQVLLLSIVLGILLHFYSQKEKIILLLHKISHRVFQLLAKVMIFAPIGAFGGMAFTVGKYGIGTLAILGKLMLTVYVTMVFFVFGVLGLILWYYKIKIGSFLIYIKEEILIVLGTSSSEAALPYLMQKLEAIGCHRSIVSLVVPAGYSFNLDGTTIYLSMSVLFLAQVFHIHLDFTQFLTIIGVLMITSKGAAGVTGSGFIVLTSTLTTLQIIPLEGLSLLIGVDRFMSEARAITNFIGNGVATVFIAHSEKQVDTNKMPPSFYAKEKNT, from the coding sequence ATGAAATCTACATTTATTAAAAAAATAGGTACCAACCTCACTTTTTGGGTTCTTGTATCTATCCTGTTAGGAATTTTAACAGGGCATTACTTTCCTGAAGTAGCACTCACCAACATATTACAAAATCCTATTTCCTTTCATTTGTATATAGTGGATTTTGAAATAAAAACTTCTTTGAGTGAGTTTTTGAGCAGTATATTCATCAGTACGGTAAAATTATTTATTAATCCTATTATTTTTCTTACCATTATTTTGGGAATTGTAAATATGGGAGATATAAAACAAGTAGGAACAATTGGATGGAAATCACTGGTTTATTTTGAAATAGTAACCACATTTGCTCTCCTGATAGGAATCGTAGTGGCATATATTATAGAACCCGGGAATAATGTTCCCCAAAGTATGCACGAAAACGCTCTCATACATACATATAAAGAAAAAGCAAAAGATTTTCATATAATTCCATTTCTACGTGCAAATATAACACTGCAAGTACTCTTACTATCCATAGTTTTAGGAATTTTATTGCATTTTTATTCTCAAAAAGAAAAGATAATATTGTTGCTTCACAAAATAAGTCATAGAGTATTTCAATTATTAGCGAAGGTTATGATTTTTGCTCCCATAGGAGCATTCGGAGGAATGGCTTTTACGGTTGGAAAATATGGAATAGGTACTCTTGCTATTTTAGGAAAATTGATGCTTACGGTTTATGTTACTATGGTATTTTTCGTCTTTGGGGTATTGGGGCTTATTTTGTGGTATTATAAAATAAAAATAGGGAGTTTTTTAATATATATAAAAGAGGAGATACTCATTGTATTAGGAACTTCCTCGTCAGAAGCAGCTCTCCCTTATCTTATGCAGAAATTAGAAGCAATAGGATGTCACCGTTCTATTGTTTCTTTGGTGGTCCCCGCGGGGTACTCTTTTAATTTAGATGGTACTACTATCTATCTTTCTATGTCTGTTCTCTTTTTAGCACAGGTTTTTCATATACATTTAGATTTTACACAATTTTTAACCATTATTGGTGTGCTTATGATAACGTCTAAAGGTGCAGCGGGAGTAACAGGGAGTGGTTTTATAGTGCTTACTTCTACTCTTACTACTTTACAAATAATTCCTCTTGAGGGACTTTCTTTGCTCATAGGTGTAGATAGGTTTATGTCCGAAGCAAGGGCTATTACAAATTTTATTGGAAATGGGGTCGCTACAGTTTTTATAGCCCATTCTGAAAAACAAGTAGATACAAACAAAATGCCTCCTTCTTTTTATGCAAAAGAGAAAAACACATAA
- the gldG gene encoding gliding motility-associated ABC transporter substrate-binding protein GldG, which yields MTLNQQKKIEHTFLFINGLLIVVLLHLVGKIFPLRIDVTEEKRHSISYASKELLRSLDDKVFIEVYLDGELPSGMKRFQKSIQTLLEEFQIYGKENIQFVFKDPSIAASQQSQNTFYKHLIQKGLQPTNLTFKKNDNRIERLIFPGCIISYSQKERAVNLLKGNKNNAPDEILNQSIENIEYNLASAIKTIVQNNVPRIGIVADHHSMDSIYLEGFYTALQEKFIVRNLNLSQQNDIINGYDVLIIIKPTIPFEEKEKYYLDQYLIRGGKLMFFIDALRVNMDSIDADGTYSFPVENGLEDMLFKYGVRINQNFVLDVSCSDIPIVAGNVGNQPRMQMLPWPFFPVISKYSEHSIVKNLDIMQLRFVSTIDTVKAMGIHKTPLLFTSPYSRILNAPVLVRIQDVQGGILPQFFNSPSQPVSYLLEGKFQSFYKNRIPRGVNNYDFLSESQESKILVVSDGDFVRNEINPANGKSMEWGYDPYLKVQYASKDFLFNALDYCIEKDGLILSRNKSIKQRYLDTVKVKQYRNFIQIINIATPLSGIILFGICFWWGRKKKWGK from the coding sequence ATGACACTCAACCAACAAAAAAAAATAGAACATACCTTTTTATTCATAAATGGACTTCTCATCGTAGTGCTTCTTCATTTGGTTGGTAAGATATTTCCTCTTAGAATTGATGTCACAGAGGAAAAGAGGCATAGCATTTCTTATGCATCTAAAGAATTGCTCCGCTCTTTAGATGATAAAGTTTTTATTGAGGTATATTTGGATGGGGAACTCCCATCGGGTATGAAACGTTTTCAAAAATCTATCCAAACTCTTTTAGAAGAATTTCAAATATATGGCAAGGAAAACATTCAATTTGTATTCAAAGACCCCAGTATTGCCGCCTCTCAGCAATCTCAAAATACCTTTTATAAACATCTTATACAAAAAGGTCTCCAACCCACAAATCTTACTTTCAAAAAAAATGATAATCGCATAGAACGACTTATATTTCCGGGCTGTATTATTTCTTACTCTCAAAAGGAAAGAGCTGTAAACCTTTTGAAAGGCAATAAAAATAACGCTCCTGATGAAATTTTGAACCAATCCATTGAAAATATAGAATACAACCTCGCCTCTGCCATAAAAACAATCGTCCAAAACAACGTTCCCCGAATAGGAATAGTAGCTGACCATCACAGTATGGACAGCATCTATTTAGAAGGATTTTATACCGCTTTGCAAGAAAAATTTATTGTCAGAAATCTCAACCTTTCCCAACAAAATGATATAATCAACGGCTACGATGTTCTCATAATCATAAAACCTACCATTCCTTTTGAGGAAAAAGAAAAGTATTATTTAGACCAGTATCTCATCCGGGGGGGCAAACTGATGTTTTTTATAGATGCCTTACGTGTAAATATGGATAGTATTGATGCCGATGGTACCTACTCTTTCCCCGTAGAAAACGGTTTGGAGGATATGCTTTTCAAATATGGAGTTCGTATCAATCAAAACTTTGTTTTAGATGTCTCTTGTAGTGATATTCCCATTGTAGCGGGAAATGTGGGTAACCAACCACGTATGCAAATGCTCCCATGGCCGTTTTTTCCCGTCATTAGTAAGTATTCCGAACACAGTATAGTGAAAAATTTAGACATAATGCAACTCCGTTTTGTTTCTACCATAGACACAGTAAAGGCGATGGGTATCCACAAAACTCCCCTACTGTTCACCTCACCCTATTCCCGCATACTGAATGCTCCTGTATTAGTGAGAATACAAGATGTACAAGGCGGTATACTCCCGCAGTTCTTTAACTCTCCCTCGCAGCCGGTATCTTATCTTTTAGAAGGAAAATTTCAATCTTTTTATAAAAACAGGATACCCCGTGGTGTGAATAATTACGACTTTCTGTCCGAATCTCAAGAATCAAAAATACTTGTCGTGTCGGATGGGGACTTTGTGAGAAATGAAATAAATCCTGCCAATGGGAAATCCATGGAATGGGGATATGACCCCTATCTCAAGGTTCAGTATGCCTCTAAAGATTTTCTTTTTAACGCTTTAGATTATTGTATTGAGAAAGATGGACTGATACTAAGTAGGAACAAAAGCATCAAACAGAGATATTTAGACACCGTAAAGGTAAAACAATATAGAAATTTTATTCAAATCATAAACATTGCTACCCCTCTTTCAGGGATTATTCTATTTGGAATATGTTTTTGGTGGGGGAGAAAGAAAAAATGGGGTAAATGA
- the gldF gene encoding gliding motility-associated ABC transporter permease subunit GldF, with protein sequence MFVIFLKEVNIFLSSLIAYLVIGCFLGMSGLVLWVFPDTNVLEYGFAEMDVFFKYAPYLFLLLVPSITMRSFSEEKKNGTLDILLTSPVSEEAIIGAKYLSGVFLILLALAPSIIFYASLSFLAYPTGNIDTGAIIGSYIGLLLLGSVFASIGIFCSSCTESQIVAFIITCLLCFFFYEGFESLSRIDVWKNYSLWMEKLGIVSHYHFISKGIIDIADILYFMSIIFLFLLATKISLSFQK encoded by the coding sequence ATGTTCGTAATTTTTTTGAAAGAAGTAAATATTTTTTTAAGCTCGCTGATAGCATATTTAGTTATTGGGTGCTTTTTAGGGATGAGCGGTTTAGTATTGTGGGTTTTCCCTGATACCAATGTTTTGGAATATGGATTTGCGGAGATGGATGTATTTTTTAAGTATGCTCCATATCTTTTTTTATTATTAGTGCCATCCATAACGATGAGGAGCTTTTCAGAGGAAAAAAAAAATGGAACTTTAGATATATTGCTCACAAGCCCGGTCTCAGAAGAAGCCATTATAGGTGCAAAATATCTTTCGGGTGTTTTTTTAATACTTTTGGCATTAGCGCCGAGTATTATTTTTTATGCTTCTCTCTCTTTTCTTGCGTATCCTACGGGAAATATTGACACGGGAGCAATTATTGGTAGTTATATTGGGTTACTCCTGTTAGGAAGCGTCTTCGCTTCTATAGGTATTTTTTGTTCTTCCTGCACAGAAAGTCAAATTGTAGCATTTATTATCACTTGCCTACTCTGTTTTTTCTTTTATGAAGGGTTTGAATCCCTCTCTCGCATTGATGTATGGAAAAATTATTCTCTTTGGATGGAAAAATTAGGAATTGTAAGCCATTACCATTTCATAAGTAAAGGGATAATAGATATTGCTGATATACTCTATTTTATGAGTATTATTTTTCTTTTTTTACTTGCTACAAAAATAAGCTTAAGCTTCCAAAAATGA